A genomic region of Runella rosea contains the following coding sequences:
- a CDS encoding type I restriction enzyme HsdR N-terminal domain-containing protein — protein sequence MVQLNLPAFEYKVTKIGEKPYIFDIIRRKYVVITPEEWVRQHVLHWLMGEHRFPKALIRTESGLTYHQLAKRTDILIYDREGIPFLLVECKAPHISLNDVVFEQAIRYNSILKARYVLISNGMDYFVFEVKDGQAFLLDTIPSYAGGTE from the coding sequence ATGGTACAATTAAATTTGCCCGCCTTTGAGTACAAAGTTACAAAAATCGGCGAAAAACCCTACATTTTCGACATCATACGGCGCAAATACGTGGTGATTACGCCCGAAGAATGGGTGCGCCAACACGTATTGCATTGGCTCATGGGCGAGCATCGTTTTCCGAAGGCCCTCATTCGGACCGAAAGCGGCTTAACCTACCACCAATTGGCCAAACGCACCGATATTTTAATCTATGACCGCGAAGGGATTCCCTTTTTATTGGTGGAATGCAAAGCCCCGCACATCTCGCTCAACGACGTGGTTTTCGAACAGGCGATTCGCTACAATTCCATTTTGAAAGCCCGCTACGTATTGATAAGCAACGGAATGGATTACTTTGTTTTTGAAGTAAAAGACGGGCAGGCTTTTTTGTTGGATACCATTCCTTCCTATGCAGGGGGCACCGAATAA
- a CDS encoding CotH kinase family protein has product MKKLIGLCGWLLFHSGIYAQGFYSTNLPIVVIETEGRSIVDEPKTTVKIKIIYNGPDKITSLTDAPNVYDGFAGIEFRGSSSQMFPKKSYGFELRDAQGENKEVALLGMPKNEDWILFASYNEKSLIHNVLAMKMANDLGMYASRTHYVELVVNGRYEGIYVLMEKIKRSNGRLGITKMSSADNSGDALTGGYIFKIDKTTGSGGSAGWYSQIPPLKASRGQRTLYLYEYPKFDDMTSEQRLYLRNHVNTAEAVLNGATFRDSVNGYRRYFDPLSFAQIFLVNEASKNVDGYRISSFFHKERDSKKGKIKAGPAWDYDLAFANVDYCQGNQPYGWAYLYGDICPDDNWLMPFQWKRMLEDPYFVNTLYGEYTRMRAGPWKTERLNAYIDSLATTLQSSQQRNFQRWPVLGVYVWPNPKPVPTTWQGEINELKNWLSARLAWLDASMPGTLTAVDPSPTTNEISVELAPNPFSEQARLVLKTPRPMEILTEVFDINGRLLDTKLHFLEHAKNEISLPVTGPSGTYILRIHTPREVLQKKMMKR; this is encoded by the coding sequence ATGAAAAAATTGATTGGATTGTGCGGTTGGCTGTTGTTCCACAGCGGTATTTATGCCCAAGGTTTCTACTCTACCAACTTACCGATTGTGGTGATTGAGACGGAAGGAAGATCGATTGTGGATGAGCCCAAAACAACCGTCAAAATAAAAATCATCTACAACGGTCCCGACAAAATCACTTCCCTCACCGACGCCCCCAACGTGTACGATGGCTTTGCTGGCATTGAATTTCGTGGTTCCTCGTCGCAGATGTTCCCAAAAAAATCGTACGGTTTTGAACTCCGCGACGCCCAAGGCGAAAACAAAGAAGTGGCGCTATTGGGAATGCCCAAAAACGAAGATTGGATTTTGTTTGCGTCTTACAACGAGAAAAGCCTCATTCACAATGTATTGGCAATGAAGATGGCCAATGATTTGGGAATGTACGCCAGCCGAACCCACTACGTAGAACTGGTCGTAAACGGTCGTTATGAAGGCATTTATGTTTTGATGGAAAAGATAAAACGCAGCAACGGGCGGCTCGGAATCACCAAAATGTCGAGTGCCGACAACAGCGGCGATGCCCTCACAGGCGGCTACATCTTTAAAATCGACAAAACCACTGGCTCGGGAGGAAGTGCGGGTTGGTACTCCCAAATTCCACCCTTGAAAGCAAGTCGTGGGCAGCGTACCCTGTATTTGTACGAGTACCCGAAGTTTGACGACATGACGAGTGAGCAACGGCTCTATCTTCGAAACCACGTAAATACCGCCGAAGCAGTCCTAAACGGTGCCACATTTCGAGATTCTGTCAACGGCTATCGGCGATATTTTGACCCACTTTCGTTTGCACAGATATTTCTGGTCAATGAAGCTTCCAAGAACGTAGACGGGTACCGAATCAGCAGTTTTTTTCACAAAGAACGCGACAGTAAAAAAGGAAAAATCAAAGCGGGTCCGGCTTGGGATTACGATTTGGCATTTGCCAACGTAGATTATTGCCAGGGCAACCAACCCTATGGCTGGGCCTATCTTTACGGCGATATTTGCCCAGACGACAATTGGCTGATGCCTTTCCAGTGGAAACGCATGTTGGAAGACCCTTATTTTGTCAATACCCTTTACGGTGAATACACACGGATGCGCGCTGGCCCATGGAAAACCGAACGACTCAATGCTTATATCGACTCACTAGCCACTACTTTACAATCCTCCCAACAGCGTAATTTTCAGCGGTGGCCCGTTTTGGGGGTATATGTTTGGCCCAACCCCAAGCCTGTTCCTACCACTTGGCAGGGTGAAATCAATGAGCTAAAAAACTGGCTTTCAGCCCGATTAGCGTGGCTTGATGCCTCTATGCCCGGTACACTGACGGCTGTCGACCCTAGCCCGACGACTAACGAAATCAGCGTAGAATTAGCCCCCAATCCTTTTTCAGAACAAGCTCGATTGGTACTAAAAACCCCACGACCGATGGAGATATTGACGGAAGTATTTGACATAAACGGTCGGTTGCTGGATACCAAACTTCATTTTCTTGAACATGCCAAAAACGAAATTTCGTTACCCGTAACAGGACCTTCGGGTACGTATATTTTACGTATCCATACGCCCCGAGAAGTGCTTCAGAAAAAAATGATGAAACGATAA
- a CDS encoding tetratricopeptide repeat protein — MKKNPILLFVFFLFLVFPTLVKAQKTAAEFFEEGVTKSKAGDFMAALQAFNQAISMSPENAPSYYNRAMAKANLKDNRGAILDFDRSIELNPKYSDAYLYRGISKAKQDDFRSAIQDFSRSIELNPDDSQGYYQRGINRSRLENYRGALQDLNRTVELEPNNAGALYARGNVKLKLEDFTSALTDFSRVIDLTPKSPSAFAGRGYARIKLNDFNGSVADYSKAIELKPDEAESFYNRGFSRSKLEKYEEAIADFDQAITLDPQNYRAYYGRGFCKSKLGNQRDAISDLNKAVDLNNTPTDSKVVYAGRISRAILDELRGVVQERNKINELSTERSEALFARAVGKNKQGDGKGAIVDLNRAIELNPTYYEAYFTRGMVKSAMGDQRGAVLDCSSALKLNPKYAEAYYVRGLIKHSLGDENSGCMDLSKAGELGYTQAYKVISDYCN, encoded by the coding sequence ATGAAAAAAAATCCTATTTTGTTATTTGTTTTTTTCCTGTTTCTGGTATTCCCAACTCTTGTAAAAGCTCAAAAAACTGCGGCCGAGTTTTTTGAAGAAGGAGTGACAAAAAGTAAAGCGGGAGATTTTATGGCGGCATTGCAGGCGTTCAATCAGGCCATTTCCATGAGTCCAGAAAATGCCCCCAGCTACTACAACCGTGCCATGGCAAAGGCTAATCTGAAAGACAATCGAGGTGCCATTTTGGATTTTGATCGTTCGATTGAACTTAACCCTAAATATTCAGACGCTTATTTATACCGCGGAATCAGCAAGGCAAAGCAAGATGACTTTCGTTCAGCTATTCAGGATTTTTCAAGGTCTATTGAATTAAATCCTGATGACTCTCAGGGATATTATCAGCGGGGAATCAACCGGTCTCGTCTTGAAAATTACCGGGGCGCTTTGCAAGATTTAAACCGTACGGTGGAATTGGAACCCAACAACGCGGGGGCTTTGTACGCAAGAGGAAACGTAAAATTGAAACTTGAAGATTTTACCAGCGCATTAACCGACTTTTCGCGGGTGATTGACCTTACGCCAAAGAGCCCGTCGGCTTTTGCAGGCCGTGGATACGCTCGGATTAAACTGAATGATTTTAATGGTTCAGTGGCGGATTATTCAAAGGCAATTGAGTTGAAACCAGATGAGGCTGAGTCGTTTTATAACCGAGGGTTTTCGCGGAGCAAATTAGAAAAATACGAAGAAGCCATTGCCGATTTTGACCAGGCTATCACGCTCGACCCTCAAAATTATCGGGCCTATTATGGCCGTGGATTTTGTAAAAGTAAGTTAGGAAACCAACGCGATGCCATCAGTGATTTAAACAAAGCGGTTGATCTTAATAATACACCGACGGATTCGAAAGTAGTGTATGCTGGACGAATTTCGCGCGCTATTTTGGATGAATTGAGAGGCGTGGTGCAAGAGCGCAACAAAATCAATGAATTGTCGACAGAACGTTCGGAAGCGCTTTTTGCGAGAGCTGTAGGTAAAAATAAACAAGGAGACGGCAAGGGCGCCATCGTTGATTTAAACCGAGCCATTGAATTAAATCCTACTTACTACGAAGCGTATTTTACGCGGGGAATGGTAAAATCGGCTATGGGCGACCAACGCGGTGCCGTTTTGGATTGCTCAAGTGCTTTGAAACTTAATCCCAAATATGCCGAAGCGTATTATGTACGCGGCCTAATCAAGCATAGCCTTGGCGATGAAAACAGCGGTTGCATGGACCTCTCGAAAGCGGGCGAATTGGGCTACACGCAAGCGTATAAAGTAATCAGCGATTATTGTAATTAA
- a CDS encoding AMP-binding protein: MYYEIHPAKILQTPAPSDPYFRQAWEFCHDWALGQTTFVLHTSGSTGQPKPITLTRAQMQASARMTGKALGLQEGDAALVCLNVSYIAGTMMLVRGMEIGLKMYIVPPSSQPFEALSEEINVDFAAFVPLQIQTMLETQPSRLDSLKVILVGGAAISGALLTKIKAVHASVFSTYGMTETVSHVALQRLNGANEADKSYQLLTGIEAEVDERNCLRVRGDVTNGEWVQTNDVVVFTGERQFQILGRADNIINSGGVKIQLEKVERAFERVWNRAERYFAWWKPDERLGQRLILLLEISEVVDVEALNKALISLLSPYEIPKELIRVEKFRETPTGKVDKRATFASTQSL, from the coding sequence ATGTATTACGAAATTCATCCCGCAAAAATTCTCCAAACTCCCGCGCCTAGTGACCCGTATTTTCGGCAGGCGTGGGAGTTTTGTCATGATTGGGCTTTGGGACAAACAACGTTTGTTCTTCATACCTCAGGGTCTACGGGGCAGCCTAAGCCCATTACGCTTACGCGCGCTCAAATGCAGGCCAGTGCCCGCATGACTGGGAAGGCACTGGGGTTGCAAGAAGGAGATGCCGCGCTCGTTTGCTTAAACGTATCCTACATTGCAGGCACAATGATGCTCGTGCGGGGCATGGAAATCGGCCTGAAGATGTACATTGTGCCGCCGTCTTCGCAGCCGTTTGAGGCGTTGTCAGAAGAAATTAACGTTGATTTTGCGGCCTTTGTACCGCTGCAAATCCAAACCATGTTAGAAACTCAACCGTCACGCCTTGATTCTTTAAAGGTCATTTTGGTTGGTGGAGCGGCGATTAGCGGGGCTTTATTGACCAAAATCAAAGCCGTGCACGCTTCGGTATTTAGTACCTACGGAATGACGGAAACCGTGTCGCACGTGGCTTTACAACGCCTTAACGGCGCTAATGAAGCGGATAAGTCGTACCAGTTATTAACGGGAATAGAAGCCGAGGTTGATGAGCGCAACTGCTTGCGAGTCAGGGGTGATGTGACCAACGGGGAATGGGTACAAACCAATGATGTGGTCGTATTTACGGGTGAGCGGCAGTTTCAAATTCTGGGTCGGGCCGATAATATCATCAATAGTGGTGGTGTAAAAATTCAGTTGGAAAAGGTAGAAAGGGCCTTTGAACGGGTATGGAATCGGGCAGAGCGGTATTTTGCGTGGTGGAAACCCGATGAGCGCTTGGGGCAACGATTGATTTTGTTGCTTGAGATCTCGGAAGTGGTGGATGTAGAAGCCTTAAATAAAGCGTTAATCTCTCTCTTAAGCCCTTACGAAATCCCCAAGGAGCTGATTAGGGTGGAAAAATTTCGCGAAACTCCCACGGGAAAAGTAGATAAACGGGCTACCTTTGCAAGTACCCAATCGTTGTAA
- a CDS encoding PH domain-containing protein, translating to METSDKSVFKAQFNELVKPYMVLYVGSLFFVTVIGIVLLPFWFLGVGQWWSRHYYDKLECELTETAIRFKKGILVQVEKTIPLENIQDVTFVEGPLLKYFHLCILKFETAGQSAGQANDMQLVGIINAQELRNLILSQRQKRMQAKNTAPANPVSDNAVVLQEIKELLADIKGIMQSQRVQ from the coding sequence GTGGAAACTTCTGACAAATCTGTATTCAAAGCTCAATTCAATGAGCTTGTTAAGCCCTACATGGTGCTCTATGTAGGCTCGCTCTTTTTCGTTACCGTCATCGGGATTGTTCTGCTGCCATTTTGGTTTTTGGGCGTAGGCCAGTGGTGGAGCCGCCATTATTACGACAAGCTGGAATGTGAACTCACCGAAACCGCCATCCGCTTCAAAAAAGGGATTTTGGTGCAGGTAGAGAAAACGATTCCATTAGAAAATATTCAGGATGTGACCTTTGTGGAAGGGCCGTTGTTGAAGTACTTTCACTTGTGTATCCTCAAATTTGAAACGGCTGGTCAAAGCGCAGGTCAGGCAAATGATATGCAACTGGTCGGTATTATCAACGCGCAGGAATTGCGTAACTTGATTTTGTCGCAACGCCAAAAACGAATGCAGGCAAAAAACACCGCCCCTGCCAACCCCGTTTCCGACAACGCAGTCGTGCTTCAGGAAATAAAAGAATTGTTGGCCGATATTAAAGGCATTATGCAGAGCCAACGTGTTCAGTAA
- a CDS encoding hydroxypyruvate isomerase family protein — protein sequence MFRRDFVKSALTATGATLAGGTAAAFNTAAPKAKNNFKLAYAPHFGMFSNSAGKDPIDQLKFMADNGFMALEDNGMMGKPVELQTKIGETLAKLGMTMGVFVVDKGGNSQNTLAAGKQAHVDIFLDGCKRAVETAKRCNAKWMTVVPGDFERNLPIGIQTGHVIDALRRGADILAPHGLTMVLEPLSDSPNLFLQTSDQTYEICRAVNSPACKILFDIYHMQKTEGHIIPHIDWCWSEIGYFQIGDNPGRKEPTTGEINYKNVFKHIYTKMKANNQNFIFGMEHGNSKPGKEGEEALIKAYIESDSFTI from the coding sequence ATGTTTCGTCGCGACTTTGTAAAATCTGCCCTTACGGCTACGGGAGCCACGTTGGCGGGTGGCACTGCTGCCGCTTTCAATACGGCCGCTCCCAAGGCAAAAAATAACTTTAAATTGGCGTATGCTCCCCACTTTGGGATGTTTAGCAACAGCGCTGGCAAAGACCCCATCGACCAGCTCAAATTCATGGCCGACAATGGCTTCATGGCCTTAGAAGACAACGGTATGATGGGAAAACCTGTAGAACTGCAAACCAAAATTGGAGAAACACTGGCCAAATTGGGCATGACAATGGGCGTGTTTGTGGTAGACAAAGGCGGAAACTCTCAGAATACGCTGGCCGCCGGCAAGCAGGCCCACGTAGATATTTTTCTGGACGGCTGCAAGCGCGCCGTAGAAACCGCCAAGCGTTGCAATGCCAAATGGATGACGGTCGTGCCTGGTGATTTTGAGCGTAATCTCCCCATTGGTATCCAAACAGGCCATGTGATTGACGCTTTGCGTCGCGGGGCGGATATTTTGGCTCCGCACGGATTGACAATGGTGTTGGAGCCGTTGAGCGACAGCCCTAATTTGTTCCTGCAAACCTCTGACCAGACCTACGAAATTTGCCGCGCGGTCAACAGCCCTGCGTGTAAGATTCTGTTTGACATCTATCATATGCAGAAAACCGAAGGGCACATCATTCCGCACATCGACTGGTGCTGGAGCGAAATCGGGTATTTTCAAATCGGTGATAACCCAGGCCGTAAAGAGCCAACTACGGGTGAAATCAATTATAAAAACGTGTTTAAGCACATTTATACCAAGATGAAGGCCAATAACCAAAACTTCATTTTTGGGATGGAACACGGCAATTCCAAGCCCGGCAAAGAAGGCGAAGAAGCACTAATCAAAGCCTATATTGAGTCAGATAGTTTTACGATATGA
- a CDS encoding class I SAM-dependent methyltransferase, whose amino-acid sequence MKSLLKNIIGPAGRKKLRAVQASTRAAIYGLGNEVECPICGSTYSQFLPFNRPNALCHTCKSLERHRLVYLYLKNKTDFFEGPKKVLHFAPEKCLHDVIRQYSNIDYQTADLMTTYIDAIGVMPDHVMSVTDIKFPDNTFDVVICNHVFELVPDDALGMREIYRVLKPNGYAIIQGAVNNHLTQTIETQDLSPDERKRIAGAHQHVRRYGLDYRRRLAGAGFRVEVSDYVKKLDYKRYGLMADEEVYVCWK is encoded by the coding sequence ATGAAATCACTTCTCAAAAATATCATTGGCCCCGCAGGCCGCAAAAAACTTAGGGCCGTTCAAGCATCAACTCGGGCGGCTATTTACGGACTAGGCAATGAGGTCGAATGTCCGATTTGCGGCAGCACCTACAGTCAATTTCTCCCCTTCAACCGCCCCAATGCATTGTGTCATACTTGCAAGTCGCTCGAACGGCATCGGTTGGTGTATTTGTATCTGAAAAATAAAACGGATTTTTTTGAGGGGCCTAAAAAAGTGCTGCATTTTGCGCCCGAAAAGTGCCTTCACGACGTCATTCGGCAATATTCTAATATCGACTACCAAACCGCCGATTTGATGACGACCTACATCGATGCCATCGGTGTCATGCCCGACCACGTCATGTCGGTGACCGACATCAAATTTCCCGACAATACCTTCGACGTCGTTATCTGCAACCACGTTTTTGAGCTCGTACCCGACGATGCGCTCGGAATGCGCGAGATTTACCGGGTGCTCAAACCCAACGGTTACGCCATCATTCAGGGAGCGGTCAACAATCATCTTACCCAAACCATCGAAACCCAAGACCTCAGCCCCGACGAGCGCAAACGCATCGCGGGTGCGCACCAGCACGTACGCCGCTACGGTCTCGATTATCGTCGCCGCCTTGCCGGCGCTGGCTTTCGCGTAGAAGTAAGCGATTACGTCAAAAAACTTGACTACAAACGCTACGGACTCATGGCCGATGAGGAAGTGTATGTGTGTTGGAAGTAG
- a CDS encoding AMP nucleosidase: MKTKEEIVENWLPRYTGTSLESFGEYILLTNFINYVQMFADKYNVEIQGQGRAMQTSTANNITIINFGMGSAMAATVMDLLSAVSPKAVLFLGKCGGLKKTQIGDLVLPIAAIRGEGTSNDYMRPEIPALPSFRLQRAVSSVIKQHELDYWTGTVYTTNRRIWEHDEVFKDYLREIRTMAIDMETATIFTVGFVNQIPHGALLLVSDNPLVPEGVKTEESDKKVTSTFVERHLQIGIDSLIELANSGESVKHLRFE; encoded by the coding sequence ATGAAAACCAAAGAAGAAATCGTAGAAAATTGGCTACCCCGCTACACAGGCACTTCGCTTGAATCGTTCGGAGAATACATCCTGTTGACCAATTTTATCAACTACGTACAGATGTTTGCCGACAAATACAACGTAGAAATACAGGGTCAGGGTCGCGCTATGCAAACCTCCACGGCCAACAATATCACCATCATCAATTTCGGAATGGGTAGCGCCATGGCCGCCACGGTCATGGATTTGCTGTCGGCGGTTTCGCCCAAAGCCGTATTATTTTTAGGAAAATGTGGCGGCCTAAAAAAGACGCAAATCGGTGATTTAGTACTCCCCATTGCGGCCATTCGCGGCGAAGGAACCAGCAATGATTACATGCGTCCTGAAATCCCTGCGCTGCCTTCGTTCCGCTTACAACGTGCCGTCTCCTCGGTGATAAAACAGCACGAACTAGACTATTGGACGGGCACAGTGTACACCACTAACCGCCGCATTTGGGAACACGACGAAGTGTTTAAAGATTATCTGCGCGAAATCCGTACCATGGCCATTGATATGGAAACCGCCACCATCTTTACGGTCGGTTTTGTGAATCAGATACCACATGGAGCATTGTTGCTGGTTTCTGATAACCCGTTGGTTCCAGAAGGGGTTAAAACCGAAGAAAGCGACAAAAAAGTAACCTCGACATTTGTGGAACGCCATCTGCAAATCGGCATTGACTCTCTCATTGAATTGGCCAACTCGGGCGAATCAGTGAAACACTTACGATTTGAGTAA
- a CDS encoding 1,4-dihydroxy-2-naphthoate polyprenyltransferase: protein MIKPWIEAARLRTLPLALSSILMGCFLAAAHEKFSWTIAVLAVVTTICLQVLSNFANDYGDTVNGKDTEARQGPQRTVQSGAISVDAMRRAIIIFSVISLVSGIGLLYEALKDATWQTFAAFLGLGVLAIIAAITYTAGKRPYGYAGLGDVSVLIFFGWVGVLGVYYLHTKTFDWTLLLPATSCGLFAVGVLNINNIRDIESDTLTGKRSVPVRLGRERAIVYHWLLLGGGMLCSVLYMFFHFEALPQWLFLLSFPLFIRNGLAVSRLKSPRELDPYLKQMALSTLLFVVLFGVGYWIG from the coding sequence ATGATAAAACCTTGGATTGAAGCGGCACGTTTGCGGACGTTGCCTTTAGCGTTATCGAGTATATTGATGGGCTGCTTTTTGGCGGCAGCGCACGAAAAATTCAGTTGGACCATTGCTGTTTTGGCCGTGGTAACCACGATTTGTTTGCAGGTACTTTCTAATTTTGCCAACGATTACGGTGATACCGTCAACGGAAAAGACACCGAAGCCCGGCAAGGGCCGCAGCGAACGGTGCAATCGGGGGCGATTTCGGTAGATGCCATGCGAAGGGCCATCATCATTTTCTCCGTAATTTCTTTGGTGAGTGGAATCGGACTGTTGTATGAAGCCCTCAAAGATGCTACTTGGCAAACGTTTGCGGCTTTTTTGGGGTTAGGGGTCTTGGCCATTATTGCGGCCATCACCTACACGGCAGGTAAGCGCCCGTACGGATATGCGGGGCTGGGAGATGTGTCGGTACTGATTTTTTTTGGATGGGTAGGGGTGTTGGGCGTTTATTATTTACATACCAAAACGTTCGATTGGACATTGCTTCTGCCAGCGACCAGTTGTGGCTTGTTTGCCGTGGGAGTCCTAAACATCAATAACATCCGTGATATTGAATCAGATACGTTGACAGGTAAGCGCTCGGTACCCGTCAGGCTGGGGCGTGAGCGTGCGATTGTCTACCATTGGTTGTTGTTGGGGGGAGGAATGTTATGCAGTGTTTTGTATATGTTTTTTCATTTCGAGGCCCTTCCTCAATGGCTTTTTTTGTTGAGCTTCCCCTTATTTATTCGTAACGGTTTAGCGGTAAGTCGCTTAAAAAGTCCGCGTGAATTAGACCCTTATTTAAAACAAATGGCGCTCTCTACCCTGTTGTTTGTCGTGCTTTTCGGAGTGGGGTATTGGATTGGTTAG
- a CDS encoding QcrA and Rieske domain-containing protein yields MITQEKTTAMDRKEFFKMVGISVGAIVLQQCLSGCSTGGTDDPKPGDETPTNDFTLNVNDPNYTALRTAGGFIRYKGIIIARTLQGAVIAVSQACTHEGTPVNYVSSNSTFVCPNHGSVFSDRGTVQTGPATKPLTSYKTSFDASTGVIEVIV; encoded by the coding sequence ATGATTACGCAGGAAAAAACGACGGCCATGGACCGGAAAGAATTTTTTAAAATGGTTGGAATAAGTGTGGGTGCCATTGTATTACAACAATGTTTGTCTGGGTGTAGTACTGGAGGAACCGATGATCCCAAGCCAGGTGATGAAACGCCGACGAATGATTTTACGCTGAATGTCAACGACCCGAATTATACCGCCCTCCGTACCGCTGGGGGATTCATTCGCTACAAAGGAATCATCATTGCTCGTACCTTGCAGGGAGCCGTTATTGCGGTTTCTCAGGCGTGTACGCACGAAGGAACTCCCGTAAATTATGTAAGTTCAAACAGTACCTTTGTGTGCCCCAATCACGGGTCGGTTTTTTCGGATAGAGGGACGGTGCAGACTGGCCCCGCTACAAAGCCACTTACATCCTATAAAACCTCCTTTGATGCCTCTACGGGGGTGATTGAGGTTATTGTTTAA
- a CDS encoding sensor histidine kinase, whose amino-acid sequence MKIRTKIALQFTAIIALILATFSASFYYIAQQNRKDEFFARLRDRALTDANLLIKVGPINTKLLKLIDQETLSKLYAEKVLMFNADNKVLYASYSADSLEIYYFYNPELLKRVRERTYVETTRDSLDVVGVMYTDEEKGEFVVMASAQDYMGKIQLEKLRESLVYSFLFGVLITIVLGFIFAGQSLKPISAMNKEISTITAYNLRKPLNEGNRQDEIAQLAINFNQMLERLEESFDLQRSFVSNASHELRTPLAGLKSEIQVSLEEERTPDEYRKVLRSVLNDTQRLIQLTNGLLQLAQSEKKERSISFQEVRLDELIFETQEELLSLHNDYQINIDFDDIPDLEQDITVLGNGPLLKTVFSNLIDNACKYSSEKRAEVRIGFNDKSCFVRVIDKGIGIPDDEKQRIFEPLYRAKNATAFRGYGIGLSVCRRIVDMHRGSIRLQSELQKGSTFEVVLPHV is encoded by the coding sequence ATGAAAATTCGGACCAAAATAGCGCTTCAGTTTACGGCCATCATCGCGTTGATTTTGGCTACATTCTCAGCGTCGTTTTATTACATCGCCCAACAAAACCGCAAAGATGAGTTTTTTGCGCGGCTGCGCGACCGGGCTTTGACGGATGCCAATTTGCTCATAAAAGTAGGCCCAATCAATACCAAACTGCTGAAACTCATTGATCAAGAAACGCTTTCTAAGCTGTACGCCGAGAAAGTGTTGATGTTTAACGCCGACAATAAAGTTCTTTACGCCAGCTACAGCGCCGATAGTCTGGAAATTTATTACTTCTACAATCCTGAGTTGTTGAAGCGCGTACGTGAGCGGACCTACGTCGAAACCACCCGCGACAGCCTCGATGTGGTGGGCGTGATGTATACAGATGAAGAAAAAGGGGAGTTTGTGGTGATGGCTTCGGCGCAGGATTACATGGGCAAAATTCAGCTCGAAAAACTCCGGGAATCGTTGGTCTATAGTTTTTTGTTTGGGGTGCTGATTACCATTGTGTTAGGGTTCATCTTTGCAGGGCAGTCGCTCAAACCTATTTCGGCGATGAACAAGGAAATCAGTACAATCACTGCCTATAACCTTCGAAAACCGCTCAATGAAGGGAATCGACAGGATGAGATTGCTCAATTGGCCATCAATTTTAACCAAATGCTAGAGCGACTCGAAGAGTCGTTTGACTTACAGCGAAGTTTTGTGTCCAATGCTTCGCATGAATTACGGACACCGCTGGCAGGATTGAAATCCGAAATTCAGGTCTCATTGGAAGAAGAGCGCACACCCGACGAATACCGTAAAGTGCTGCGCTCGGTGCTAAATGATACCCAACGGCTCATTCAGTTGACCAATGGTTTGCTCCAATTGGCGCAATCGGAAAAAAAAGAGCGTTCCATCAGTTTTCAGGAAGTGCGGCTTGATGAGCTGATTTTTGAAACGCAGGAGGAGTTATTAAGCCTTCATAATGATTATCAGATAAACATTGATTTTGACGATATACCTGATTTAGAGCAAGATATTACCGTTTTGGGCAATGGGCCTCTCCTAAAAACCGTCTTCAGTAATCTGATTGATAATGCTTGTAAATATTCTTCCGAAAAACGGGCGGAAGTGCGCATTGGTTTCAACGACAAAAGTTGTTTCGTTCGGGTGATAGACAAGGGAATCGGGATTCCTGACGACGAGAAACAGCGCATTTTTGAGCCGCTTTACCGCGCCAAAAACGCCACTGCTTTTCGCGGATACGGCATAGGCCTGTCGGTTTGCCGGCGGATTGTGGATATGCATCGAGGCTCGATTCGGTTGCAGAGTGAATTACAGAAAGGCAGTACTTTTGAGGTAGTATTGCCGCACGTTTAG